The Flavobacterium faecale genomic sequence GATTGAAACAGATATCCTTATCATAGGAGCCGGTCCAACTGGTTTATTTGCCGTTTTTGAAGCAGGTTTATTAAAATTAAAATGTCACATCCTAGATGCTTTACCGCAGCCAGGTGGACAATTGTCAGAGTTATATCCAAAGAAACCAATCTACGATATCCCAGGATTTCCAGAAGTATTAGCTGGAGATTTAGTAGATAATTTGATGGAGCAAATCAAGCAATTCGAACCAGGTTTTACCTTGGGAGAGCGTGCTGAAACTATCGTTAAGCAAGAAGACGGTACGTTTATCGTAACTTCAAACGAAGGAACAGAATTTCATGCCAAAGTAATTGCTATTGCAGGTGGATTAGGAAGTTTTGAACCAAGAAAACCTTTGATTGACGGAATCAATTTCTACGAAAATAAAGGGGTTAAATATTTCATCAAAGATCCAGAAGTATTCAGAGACAAACGTGTTGTTATCGCCGGTGGTGGTGACTCTGCTTTGGACTGGAGTATTTTCTTGACCGATGTAGCTTCAGAGGTAACTTTGATTCACCGTCGTAACGAGTTTAGAGGAGCTTTGGATTCTGTAGAAAAGGTACAAGAATTAAAAGATGCTGGAAAAATCCGCATGATTACACCTGCTGAGGTAGTTGGAATCAACGGAGCAGAGCACGTTGAGTCTATCGTTTTAGACGAAAATGGAGCTAACAGAACTATCGAAACTGACTTTTTTATTCCACTTTTTGGATTGACACCTAAGTTAGGACCAATCGGAGATTGGGGATTAGAAATTGAGAAAAACGCAATCAAAGTAAACAACGCTTTGGATTACCAAACTAACATCCCAGGTATATTCGCCATCGGTGACATCAATACCTATCCAGGGAAATTGAAGTTGATTCTTTGTGGTTTCCACGAAGCAACTTTGATGTGTCAAGCGGCATACCAAATCATCAACCCAGGAAAACGTTATGTATTAAAATACACAACCGTTTCAGGGGTAGACGGATTTGACGGTACTCGTAAAGAAGCACCAAAAGCAGTGGTAAAAGCAATTAATTAAAAATAAAGTTGCTGAGTTACTAAGGTTCTGAGTTACTAAGTTTTTTAGTAATTCAGAACCTTTTTAGTTTTCTAAAGGACTTAGGCTCTTAGCAACTTAGCAACTCAGGAACTTCAAAAAAACACTTGCAAGTGGTAAGGCTATTGCTTTACTTTGCAGTTCCAAAATTTACAAGAATTAGGAGCAGCAATTTCGGCATTTTCAGGAAGTTGGGTTCCCGCTTTCGCCTTTATCTTTTTGTTTTTTAAAGAAAAAACCAAAAAGGATATTGGCTCTATCGGGGCTAAAGAGAAAGATTTTGCATTTTAGGAAATTCAGTTCAGACGCGATTCATGTCGTCTAAATATAAGTCAACAAAAAAAAGCATAGCGCCTTAGCGTCTTTGCGGTTAATAAAATAAAGTTATGTCCAGTAATACAAAAGACAATTTAGGCGTTCCCCCTTCGGGGGTTAGGGGGATAAAGGAAGCAATTAAAGAAAGAATCCTAGTTCTCGACGGAGCCATGGGAACCATGTTGCAACGTTACAACTTCTCCGAAGAAGATTTCAGAGGAGAGCGTTTCAAAGATTTTCCACATTCTTTAAAAGGAAACAACGATTTATTGTCGTTGACACAACCTGTTGCCATTGCAGAAGTGCATGCGGCCTATTATGAAGCAGGAGCCGATATTGTAGAAACCAATACCTTCTCTGGAACCACCATCGGAATGGCCGACTATCACATGGAAGATTTAGTCTATGAATTGAACTACGAGTCGGCAAAAATTGCCCGCAAAGTAGCCGACGAATTCACAGCCAAAAATCCAGCCAAACCTCGTTTTGTAGCGGGTTCAATAGGACCAACAAACAGAACAGCAAGTATGTCACCAGACGTAAACGACCCTGGATACAGAGCCGTAACTTTTGATGATTTGCGTATTGCTTACAAACTACAAGTAGAAGCCTTAATCGACGGAGGAAGCGACTTATTGTTGGTAGAAACTATTTTTGATACCCTAAACGCCAAAGCAGCACTTTTCGCCATCGAAGAAGTAAAAACCGAAAGAGGAATTGATATTCCAATCATGGTATCAGGAACTATTACCGATGCATCAGGAA encodes the following:
- a CDS encoding NAD(P)/FAD-dependent oxidoreductase; translation: MIETDILIIGAGPTGLFAVFEAGLLKLKCHILDALPQPGGQLSELYPKKPIYDIPGFPEVLAGDLVDNLMEQIKQFEPGFTLGERAETIVKQEDGTFIVTSNEGTEFHAKVIAIAGGLGSFEPRKPLIDGINFYENKGVKYFIKDPEVFRDKRVVIAGGGDSALDWSIFLTDVASEVTLIHRRNEFRGALDSVEKVQELKDAGKIRMITPAEVVGINGAEHVESIVLDENGANRTIETDFFIPLFGLTPKLGPIGDWGLEIEKNAIKVNNALDYQTNIPGIFAIGDINTYPGKLKLILCGFHEATLMCQAAYQIINPGKRYVLKYTTVSGVDGFDGTRKEAPKAVVKAIN
- a CDS encoding homocysteine S-methyltransferase family protein — protein: MSSNTKDNLGVPPSGVRGIKEAIKERILVLDGAMGTMLQRYNFSEEDFRGERFKDFPHSLKGNNDLLSLTQPVAIAEVHAAYYEAGADIVETNTFSGTTIGMADYHMEDLVYELNYESAKIARKVADEFTAKNPAKPRFVAGSIGPTNRTASMSPDVNDPGYRAVTFDDLRIAYKLQVEALIDGGSDLLLVETIFDTLNAKAALFAIEEVKTERGIDIPIMVSGTITDASGRTLSGQTVEAFLISVSHIPLLSVGFNCALGADLLKPYLQTLSQNTSFNISAHPNAGLPNAFGEYDETPAEMQAQIRGYLEDNLVNIIGGCCGTTPDHIRLIAEAASEFKPRVSEAVM